In the genome of Flavobacterium panacagri, one region contains:
- a CDS encoding 3'-5' exonuclease — translation MSLFNFWKKEEHNFFDESVTIEETRFVVLDTETTGFDYDNDRMLCIGALVLQNGIINVQNSFEVYLEQEHYDKTTAQIHGILKDLLVKRPTELEALQQFLEFLGDSIIIAHHTIFDVTMINKALERNGLPQLTNKTLDTAYLYKKTLIQSHLFERKDHYTLDDLADKFDISKKDRHTALGDAYITAIAFLKIVKKLKEKKATNLNQLFKPL, via the coding sequence ATGAGTTTATTCAATTTTTGGAAAAAAGAAGAACATAATTTCTTTGATGAAAGCGTCACAATCGAAGAAACTCGTTTTGTGGTTTTAGATACTGAAACTACTGGTTTTGATTACGATAACGACCGAATGTTATGCATTGGCGCACTAGTTCTTCAAAACGGAATTATTAATGTTCAGAATAGCTTTGAAGTCTATCTTGAACAAGAACATTATGACAAAACTACAGCACAAATTCATGGTATTTTAAAAGATCTGCTGGTAAAACGTCCCACAGAACTCGAAGCTTTACAACAGTTTTTAGAGTTTCTGGGAGATTCTATTATTATTGCACATCATACTATTTTTGATGTTACCATGATTAATAAAGCTTTGGAAAGAAACGGACTTCCTCAATTAACCAATAAAACTTTAGACACTGCTTATTTATATAAAAAGACTTTGATTCAGTCGCATTTATTTGAACGAAAAGATCATTACACTTTGGATGATTTAGCTGATAAATTTGATATTTCAAAAAAAGACAGACATACTGCTTTAGGCGATGCTTATATAACTGCAATTGCATTTCTTAAGATTGTAAAGAAGCTAAAAGAGAAGAAAGCAACCAATTTGAATCAGCTTTTTAAACCTCTTTAA